From the Anopheles ziemanni unplaced genomic scaffold, idAnoZiCoDA_A2_x.2 U_86, whole genome shotgun sequence genome, the window gcaccttctaaacctcattttgcatcgtctcattctctttaaagtcactttaagcaccttctaaacctcattttgcatcgtctcattctctttaaagtcaccttaagcaccttctaaacaccattttgcatcgtctcattctctttaaagtcactttaagcaccttctaaacaccattttgcatcgtctcattctctttaaagtcactttaagcaccttctaaacaccattttgcatcgtctcattctctttaaagtcactttaagcaccttctaaacaccattttgcatcgtctcattctctttaaagtcactttaagcaaattctaaacctcattttgcatcgtctcattctctttaaagtcactttaagcaccttctaaacaccattttgcatcgtctcattctctttaaagtcactttaagcaccttctaaacaccattttgcatcgtctcattctctttaaagtcactttaagcaccttctaaacaccattttgcatcgtctcattctctttaaagtcactttaagcaccttctaaacctcattttgcatcgtctcattctctttaaagtcactttaagcaccttctaaacctcattttgcatcgtctcattctctttaaagtcaccttaagcaccttctaaacaccattttgcatcgtctcattctctttaaagtcactttaagcaccttctaaacaccattttgcatcgtctcattctctttaaagtcactttaagcaccttctaaacctcattttgcatcgtctcattctctttaaagtcactgttcCCAAATAAGGTTTTTAATGTTCTTGCACTCTTCGAAATAATTAGATTTGGACAGGTTTTGATCTCGAGCATAGGTTATTTTATTCActcaactgattttattcctTGATCGTACCGATAAAACTTTTGTCCTTTTACGTCCGCTTCTGACTTGCTACTGGCTTGCTTATTTCCACTCCTTCCGGCTACTCCGTTGTCAATTCCGCTCCTGGGTTCGAACCTAGCCAGCTATTATGGTAACTATTTTGTATGGTCCGAACGGCTCGAGCAGTTCGAGTACTTTTAAAGTGGACGTTCGTAACACTCCCCCCCAGTACGACAATCCTAATTGTCTTACTCTGTATTCGGGAGAACGTCCAATACTGCAAGCTTAGTAGCCGGGCGCTCGTATAAGGCGCCGGAACCTCGTCCGTGAGGCTTGTAAGTACCTCGTCCGTGAGGCTTTTGAAGGAACAAACTGCCGATAAATTCGTCTTCACGGTTCTTACTAGTCGCTCCCATGACCCGCCCATGTGAGGCGTAAGTGGAGGATTAAATACCCAGTCCGTCTCTGAGTCGATGAATTCGGTGGCTAGTCCATTCAGGTCGATGTGTTCTGCGAGTCTAATCAGTTCACGTTGCGCTCCTATAAAATTGGTTCCTCGGTCGCTGTAGAACTTGCGGGGACGACCTCGTCTGGTGATGAAATTTCTAATCGCCATGATGCAGGAACTGGTTGTCAATGAATTCACCTTTTCCATGTGGATCGCCCGTGTAGTGAGACACGTTGCTAGCATTATCCAACGCCTTTGGTTGCTTCGGCCTACAACTACCTCGATTGGTCCAAAATAATCGACGCCGGTGTGCGCAAATATCGGGGAAAATGCAGCTAGTCGACCGGGTGGTAAATCGCTCATCATCGGTGGCTTTGGCACTGCTCTCTCATTTTTACATTGTTGACATTTGCTCCGGATTTGTACTTGTTCCACTTGCGGCAAAACTTCCACCCATTTAATCCACTCGTTGTATTCTGCTGAGTTCACCTCTTCGTCCCAGTCGACGCCAGATCGCCAAACATCCTGAATCACTACCTTCAAAAAGCACAGATAGTGTGCAATTAGGCCTAGTGGGTCGAAGATCGTCATGAGAACTTTAAGCATCTCTCGCTTGGTTGGGTGACGTTTACCGGTCAATAACTCCTCGTCAAAACGTTGCCAGCCGATTTTATAGGTGAGCATGTCGCTCTGGATGTCCCACCACATTCCCAATACTTTTTCCATCGATGGTTCTGAGGAAAGATCTAAATATTTGTTGACGGGACTGCTCTGTTGAACTGCTGACATGACTTCTGTGGAGTTTGAGATCCAATTCCTGATCTCAAAACCCCCTGCTGCATGTACCAGGCCTACGTCGTTGATCAGCTTCGCCGCCTCTGCCTCCGTTTTAACACTTATCAGCAAGTCATCCACGTAATGAGACTTTACGATAGCACTCCAGGCCTCTGGATGACTAGCTTGATACTGATCTGCGTTGAGGTTCTTGATGTATTGTGCCGTACATGGCGAACAGCAAGCTCCAAAGGTCATGACTTTCATTGCGTACACTGCTGGTTTCCCATCGTCCTTTGTCCACAAAAAACACTGGTACCGTTGGTCCTCGTCGATGATGCCAATTTGATGGAACATCTCGCGGATATCTCCGGCTATACCAATGCGATGAACCCGGAAACGAAGTAGGATGTCGAACAATGGAGTGACGAGATCAGGTCCTTTCAATAACATAGAATTCAGGGATAGCCCTTGGTAAGTTTTGGCAGCTGCATCCCACACTATTCTGACTTTCCCCGGTTTGTTAGGGTTAACGacgggaaaaatgggaaggTACCACTTGACGTCTGCTTGTTCGATTGTGGAAAGTTCACGTATGTAGTCCTTCCGACAATAATCCGCTATGGTTTGCTTGAGCACACGAGCAAGCTCTGGGTACTTTTCCATACGTCTCTCTAGGTTTTGATGTCTGCGCAGCGCCATATCTTTGTTTGGTGGCAAGTTAACGTTATCAAAACGCCAGAGTAGTCCTGTCTCATAACGCGTTCCGTTGAAACTGGTGCGGGTTTGAAGAATGTTCATCGCGCGCTCATCATCGGCGGCCATCAGCGGTTTTGCAGGTTTTGTCACGCCCATATTGTCTAGCGAGAAATACTCCAACAGGGCACGGTGCATATCTGCGTCTACGTTGTCCTCATAGCGATGAATGTATAACGATGGTGGACTCGATGATTTACCCGCGTTACCTCCTACTGGACCGTATACTGTCCAGCCTAGGCTCGTTTTTGCTGCTAGTGGCTCCCCGTAGCgtccttcttttattttccgtgCTGCTGCTATTTGGGGATGACTCGCACCGATGAGTATCCGCGGTGTAGCATTCTCGTAAGACACTAACGGCAAGCCTTTAAGATGTTGGTATCGATCAGCCAGATGAGTCATATTTGCGGTCTGAGGTGTGAGCTTGAGATGAGCTACTGTTCTAGCCTTCTTCAAAGTGAACTTTCGCCCTGCAGCAACAATCTGAATGTTTACCATTTGCGACTTTGGTTCCGCCCTGATCGTGCCATCGGACCACTTGACGCTGAGCGGGTTGAGCTTTCCATTCAGTTCCATCTCGTCGACTAACGCTTGATCGATGAGCGTTAATTCCGATCCTTCGTCCAGGAGTGCAAACGTATCGATCTGCTTCCCCGCACCTACAACCGTTATTGGTACGTATTTCAACAACACCGACCCGGATACCGATAGGTGGGTGTTGTGGGACACGTTTAGATTTGGATCGATGCGAGGCTGTTGCAACGACGGGTTGGTTCGTTGATGCTCGTTGTGCAGCAGCTGGTGATGTTTCCGCACGCATCCGTGTTTTCCACACAGTTGAAAACTGCAGCACGCTTCGGGTGGGCCTTTGTATTGCTGCAGGCAACTCCTACAAAGCGCGTTCCGGTTCACCACCTCCCAACGCTCCTGACGTGTCATTTgctgaaaagttttgcatTCAGTTAATAACTTGCAGTTCTTATTGCAAACGACACAACATTGTCCTGTTTCGGTAGTCCGTCGTCTAGGTATGTCTACAGTGTGCGAGTTTACTCGCCTGCCTCGTCTGTCAGACATCTGGGGCACGCTCGGCTTCTTTTGATCCATCTCCGTTGTCGACGGTATTATAACGCCACTAACCGCTTCGGCTAAAGTGAACAACCAGTCACTAAAAGACGAGAGGTTAGCTTCGGGTAAAGTGGCTTTATGTTGTGCCCACTGGAGCTTTACTGTGGGGGGAAGCTTTCCGACTAACTGGTGCAGTAGTGTAACATTGTATAGGTAGTCCGGAATGTCGCACGCCTCCACAGTTGCACAGTAATTTTGCACTGCCACCGCAAAATCCACTAGTGTTTCCAGTCTATCTTCTTTGGGGGTGGGAAGAGCGCCTATCTTCAAAGTCAGTTGATGGATTATACGCTCGGGTTGTCCGTATAACACCCTCAATGTATTTATTATCCGGGCATTGTTGCTTGGGTACATCAACAGACTGCGCACAGCTTCCAGCGCTTTCCCGATGAGGCCGTTTTGCAACCGTATCAAATTCTCCTCCTCGGTAAAGCCACACATTTCAGTGGTGCGGTTGTAGGTTGCAATGAATAGCGGCCAATTTTCAGCGTTCCCATCGAATTTTGGAAGTTCTCGGGAAATCGCCTTACGTGCTGCTACTTTCTCCTTATTCAGCCCAGAGTGTGTTTTAGATTCGGCGATCGTATGCGACCCCGACGGAGCATGGCTTTGCTTAATTGGTGCCTCTGCACTAGTTTGGCGGCTACTAGTCTTACTGGATCGGCTGTAGAGGGAGCAGGCATCCTGGTCTTGTTCTGCTGCTAGGGACAATAACGCATACTTTTTTGCAATATATGCCTGctcgatgtttttttcttcttccaattTCCTCAACGAAAGCTCCAGCTCACGAACACGCACTGATGACGCTTGCGAACTATGGGAGGAAAGCGCAGACATGGCCCGCTCCGACTTGATGGCCTTTGCGAGAACAATATTTCCAGATCGCTCACCTATCAACATATCTTTTTGTTCCGTGGCACACACTGACGTACCAGGAACTTTCGGCTCACGCACGTGCTTCGCCATAACCTCTTCTGTGGTTGCCGCTGTGGTTATGTTTCCCGAACtttctatggctactataccACACAATGGCTCACTTGTTGGCTTTTCTCCTTTATTCATGGTGCACACTGACGCTCCAGGAGAATCGATAATCGGCGTACGCACGTGCTTCGCCGAAACCGTGTCTGAACCCACGATCATACTGCTTCCTGAAGCTTCTGGATTTGTCGGGTTCTCCGCATGCGCGGGTTTCGATGTGGGTTTCGGTGTTCGCGTTACTCTTGGCATGTTCAGTCCTCAATTTCACCAAAggcacgtttttcttttacttttactatGAGTAGCAAGTCCAAGATACACGATAGTGCGAAAAAAGTTTTATAATGTTCCCAAATAAGGTTTTTAATGTTCTTGCACTCTTCGAAATAATTAGATTTGGACAGGTTTTGATCTCGAGCATAGGTTATTTTATTCActcaactgattttattcctTGATCGTACCGATAAAACTTTTGTCCTTTTACGTCCGCTTCTGACTTGCTACTGGCTTGCTTATTTCCACTCCTTCCGGCTACTCCGTTGTCAATTCCGCTCCTGGGTTCGAACCTAGCCAGCTATTATGGTAACTATTTTGTATGGTCCGAACGGCTCGAGCAGTTCGAGTACTTTTAAAGTGGACGTTCGtaacagtcactttaagcaccttctaaacctcattttgcatcgtctcattctctttaaagtcaccttaagcaccttctaaacaccattttgcatcgtctcattctctttaaagtcactttaagcaccttctaaacctcattttgcatcgtctcattctctttaaagtcactttaagcaccttctaaacctcattttgcatcgtctcattctctttaaagtcactttaagcaccttctaaacctcattttgcatcgtctcattctctttaaagtcactttaagcaccttctaaacaccattttgcatcgtctcattctctttaaagtc encodes:
- the LOC131292813 gene encoding uncharacterized protein LOC131292813, translating into MPRVTRTPKPTSKPAHAENPTNPEASGSSMIVGSDTVSAKHVRTPIIDSPGASVCTMNKGEKPTSEPLCGIVAIESSGNITTAATTEEVMAKHVREPKVPGTSVCATEQKDMLIGERSGNIVLAKAIKSERAMSALSSHSSQASSVRVRELELSLRKLEEEKNIEQAYIAKKYALLSLAAEQDQDACSLYSRSSKTSSRQTSAEAPIKQSHAPSGSHTIAESKTHSGLNKEKVAARKAISRELPKFDGNAENWPLFIATYNRTTEMCGFTEEENLIRLQNGLIGKALEAVRSLLMYPSNNARIINTLRVLYGQPERIIHQLTLKIGALPTPKEDRLETLVDFAVAVQNYCATVEACDIPDYLYNVTLLHQLVGKLPPTVKLQWAQHKATLPEANLSSFSDWLFTLAEAVSGVIIPSTTEMDQKKPSVPQMSDRRGRRVNSHTVDIPRRRTTETGQCCVVCNKNCKLLTECKTFQQMTRQERWEVVNRNALCRSCLQQYKGPPEACCSFQLCGKHGCVRKHHQLLHNEHQRTNPSLQQPRIDPNLNVSHNTHLSVSGSVLLKYVPITVVGAGKQIDTFALLDEGSELTLIDQALVDEMELNGKLNPLSVKWSDGTIRAEPKSQMVNIQIVAAGRKFTLKKARTVAHLKLTPQTANMTHLADRYQHLKGLPLVSYENATPRILIGASHPQIAAARKIKEGRYGEPLAAKTSLGWTVYGPVGGNAGKSSSPPSLYIHRYEDNVDADMHRALLEYFSLDNMGVTKPAKPLMAADDERAMNILQTRTSFNGTRYETGLLWRFDNVNLPPNKDMALRRHQNLERRMEKYPELARVLKQTIADYCRKDYIRELSTIEQADVKWYLPIFPVVNPNKPGKVRIVWDAAAKTYQGLSLNSMLLKGPDLVTPLFDILLRFRVHRIGIAGDIREMFHQIGIIDEDQRYQCFLWTKDDGKPAVYAMKVMTFGACCSPCTAQYIKNLNADQYQASHPEAWSAIVKSHYVDDLLISVKTEAEAAKLINDVGLVHAAGGFEIRNWISNSTEVMSAVQQSSPVNKYLDLSSEPSMEKVLGMWWDIQSDMLTYKIGWQRFDEELLTGKRHPTKREMLKVLMTIFDPLGLIAHYLCFLKVVIQDVWRSGVDWDEEVNSAEYNEWIKWVEVLPQVEQ